The proteins below come from a single Sorghum bicolor cultivar BTx623 chromosome 4, Sorghum_bicolor_NCBIv3, whole genome shotgun sequence genomic window:
- the LOC110434489 gene encoding MADS-box transcription factor 22 isoform X2: MARERREIKRIESAAARQVTFSKRRRGLFKKAEELSVLCDADVALIVFSSTGKLSQFASSSMNEIIDKYNTHSKNLGKAEEPSLDLNLEHSKYANLNEQLVEASLRLRQMRGEELEGLSVEELQQLEKNLETGLHRVLQTKDQQFLEQISDLERKSTQLAEENMQLRNQVSQIPPAGKQAVADTENVIAEDGQSSESVMTALHSGSSQDNDDGSDVSLKLGLPCVAWK; encoded by the exons ATGGCGAGGGAGCGGCGGGAGATAAAGAGGATAGAGAGCGCGGCGGCGCGGCAGGTCACGTTCTccaagcgccgccgcggcctcttCAAGAAGGCCGAGGAGCTCTCCGTGCTGTGCGATGCCGACGTCGCGCTCATCGTCTTCTCCTCCACGGGGAAGCTCTCCCAGTTCGCCAGCTCCAG TATGAATGAGATCATTGACAAGTACAACACACATTCTAAAAACCTGGGGAAAGCAGAAGAGCCTTCTCTTGACTTGAAC TTAGAACATAGCAAATACGCAAATTTGAACGAGCAACTTGTGGAAGCAAGCCTTAGACTCAG GCAGATGAGAGGTGAAGAACTTGAGGGATTGAGTGTTGAAGAACTCCAGCAATTGGAGAAGAACCTGGAAACTGGTCTGCACAGGGTGCTTCAAACAAAG GATCAACAATTCTTGGAACAGATCAGCGACCTTGAACGGAAG AGTACACAGCTGGCAGAGGAGAACATGCAACTGAGGAATCAA GTATCCCAGATACCTCCAGCTGGCAAACAAGCAGTTGCTGATACTGAAAATGTTATTGCTGAAGATGGGCAATCCTCTGAATCAGTGATGACTGCGTTGCACTCTGGAAGTTCACAGGATAATGATGATGGTTCGGATGTATCTCTAAAGTTAGG GTTGCCTTGTGTTGCATGGAAGTAA
- the LOC110434489 gene encoding MADS-box transcription factor 22 isoform X1 gives MARERREIKRIESAAARQVTFSKRRRGLFKKAEELSVLCDADVALIVFSSTGKLSQFASSSMNEIIDKYNTHSKNLGKAEEPSLDLNLEHSKYANLNEQLVEASLRLRQMRGEELEGLSVEELQQLEKNLETGLHRVLQTKDQQFLEQISDLERKHQGQGGGRSRQQGRVRRKQAVAGYLDWSWNGEEEAGNMEEGGGSSRQQGRGRRKQQAAGAAAQ, from the exons ATGGCGAGGGAGCGGCGGGAGATAAAGAGGATAGAGAGCGCGGCGGCGCGGCAGGTCACGTTCTccaagcgccgccgcggcctcttCAAGAAGGCCGAGGAGCTCTCCGTGCTGTGCGATGCCGACGTCGCGCTCATCGTCTTCTCCTCCACGGGGAAGCTCTCCCAGTTCGCCAGCTCCAG TATGAATGAGATCATTGACAAGTACAACACACATTCTAAAAACCTGGGGAAAGCAGAAGAGCCTTCTCTTGACTTGAAC TTAGAACATAGCAAATACGCAAATTTGAACGAGCAACTTGTGGAAGCAAGCCTTAGACTCAG GCAGATGAGAGGTGAAGAACTTGAGGGATTGAGTGTTGAAGAACTCCAGCAATTGGAGAAGAACCTGGAAACTGGTCTGCACAGGGTGCTTCAAACAAAG GATCAACAATTCTTGGAACAGATCAGCGACCTTGAACGGAAG CATCAAGGTCAAGGGGGAGGAAGAAGCAGGCAGCAGGGAAGAGTGAGGAGGAAGCAAGCAGTAGCGGGCTACTTGGATTGGAGCTGGAATGGGGAGGAAGAAGCAGGCAACatggaagagggaggaggaagcagcaggcagcagggaagagggaggaggaagcagcaagcagcaggagcagcagctcagTAG